Genomic segment of Desulfuromonadaceae bacterium:
CGGTCAGATAATATTCTCCCTGAGCATTGCCGCGTCCAACCTGACGCAGGGCTGCAAAGACAAAGGGGGCGGCGAAGGCGTAGATGCCGGTATTGATTTCATGCACCTGCTGCTGTTCGGTGCTCGCATCCTTTTCTTCAATAATCGCTGTGACCGCGCCGTTTTCGCGGATGATGCGGCCATAACCGGTTGGATCGGGCATCATGGTGGTCAGGACGGAAACTGCCGCCCCGGCCGCATGGTGACGGTGCAATAATGTCTCGATAGTGGTTTTCTTCAGCAGCGGAACATCGCCGCAGAAAAGGAGTAAGGTGCCGGAAAAGTTTTCCAGTGCCGCCGCCGCACAGAGCAGTGCGTGGCCGGTGCCGAGTTGCTCACGCTGTTCGACAAACAGGACATCGCGCTCACTGAACGCCGCTTTGACGCGCTCACTGCCGTGGCCGACAATCATGACTTGCGGTTGGCAATGCAACTGTTCGGCCAGGTTCAGTGGCCAGGCCGCCAGTGGTTGCCCGGCCAACGGATGCAAAACTTTAGGCAACTGCGACTTCATGCGCGTGCCCTGACCCGCCGCCAGGATGACTGCTGCATAGGTGTGTTGGATCATGCCCCCGTCTCCCCGTATGGATTGATTAGAGTCGGCATTATCTGGTTTCAGGATGAGGGAGTCAAGGTCGATTTGTGCCATGCAGAGATTTTGACTATTTCCCTTGCCTCAGGTAAAATCAGCAGCTGGATTGACAGTTGATGGCGTCGCAAAAAGTCCGCCCTGCTGCGTTACGCTGGTTTTTCATGACCTCGACCTACCTGACGCCCGTGAAAAACCACCAAGCCTTGGAGGACGAAATTTTTGCTTAGCCATCCTTTGAGTTTTTGCGAGTGCATCAAACATCAGGCTTTGACCAGCAACCCTTCCTGCACCGCAAACAGCAACAGTTCCTCCGCCTCGGTGCGCGGCAGCCGACCGGCAAAAATCTCCTCCGGAGTACACGAACCGTCACTCATCTTCAGCAGTCGGGCAAACTCGTCGCTGAGCGATTCACAGATCAGTTCGCCGTTGCGGCGCAGATAAAGAGCCGTCGAGCCGGTTGCCCTGGCGGTATGGACGAACCGTTCCAGGCTCTTTCCCCCCAGCGACTGCAACGCATCGATCTCATAATGAAAATCTCCCAGGCGCAACGTTTCGGCAGTACGCCAGCGGCGAGTCCAGGCTTGCTTCGCAGCGACATCCGCAGGGGGGAGCGTTTCCGGCCCGAGCAAAGTTTCCGCGCCGTAAAAGCGATCGTTGAGCAGGTCTTCAACCGCCGCCCGCAGATGTTCCTTGTGTCGCTGGCGCAGGAGCTCGGCGAGATAACCGTGCTGGAGCGGCAGCACCCGCGCCGGGGACCAGTTTTCGGCGCGGGTCAGCTCCGCCGCAGAAAGGTGGCGATCAGCCGTCAGCCAACGCCAGAAACCTTCGAGAAATGCGCAGGCGTCCAACTCACAGGCGGCCAGCAAGATCGACAGTAAACCGACCGCACGACCGCAGTTGTAAAAAAGACCGCAGGCGGCGGCGAGCTGGTCACAGGCCGCAAGGTCGGCGGCGCTGAAGTCGTTCGCTTCGAGCAGGGTGTAGGGCGGGGCGACCTGTGCGCGCAGACCGAATTCAGTGCATCGTTCGGCCAGGGTGGTGCCGGGGAGCACCGCCAGCGGGAAGATGTCGAGATGATTCGGTTGCAGCGCGAGCACCCGGTCGAGACTTTGACGAAAGCCGGCGGCGCTGTCACCGGGCAGACCGTAGATCAGGTCGATGCCGAAGGTGATCCCGGCGCTATTTAAGAGGGTGACCCCGGCGCTGAAACGGTCGAAGTCAAACGGGCGGTGCATGGCGCGCAGCACCGCTGCGTGGGTTGACTGTAAACCCACTTGCACCGAACAGGGCAGCCTGCTCAGCAATGCGACGGTTTCGCGATCCAGGTGCTCGGCTTTGGCCTCGAAATGCAGGTGGATGTCGGCCGGGTGACGCAGGAGCATCCGCAGCAGCCGTTTGCCGCGTGCGGGGGGAACGTTGAAGGTCGAATCGAGAACCCACAGCTGCGCAATCCCGGTCTTGCAAAAAAGTTCCCACTCCTGCTCCAGGCGGTTCAAAGGCAGCGCCTGTACACCGCGCACGCCCCCTGCATCGAAACAAAAATCACAGCTGAAGGAGCAGCCGCGAGCGACTTCCCAGAGTACCCCGCTAGCGGGCTGTGCAACCAGACTCCGGTTCAACCAGGGCGAGTTGAAGGTCTGCGCTGCGCACCGGGGCGCATCAGGCGTATGGCAGATCCCGGTGCCGGTGGCATAGGTGATCCCCGCAACCGTTGCCAGTGCTCGACCTTCCGCGAGCGCCGCGAGCAATGTCGGCAGCGGGCCTTCCCCCGCCCCGCGAACGGCGACGGACAGCGCGCAGGCAGCCAGTGTTCCAGTCGGATCGGCGGTCGCCTCTGGTCCGCCGCCGATGAGAATCAACGCGGGATATTCCGCGCGCAGGTGCCGGTTCAATGCACCGATCCGTTCCCGGTTCCAGAGGTAGATCGGCTCGATGATAATGTCCGGCTGCTCCTCGCGCAGGGCCGCAAGAATTTCTGTTTCGGAGTGATCGGGGAAGAAGTCGAGCAGCACACAGTCGGCTTGTTGTGTTGCTGGCAACGCTGCAACCAAACACCCTGCGGCCAGCGGAGTGGCTTGCGGTGAGCGACGGGCGTGGAGGGTAACGAAAAGGATCTTCATCGGTATGTTTGACGCGTTGTCGGTGGGGCTGCTTCGAGTCGATCATTGCGAACGGAGATGCCGTGGCGGGTAAATATTTCTTCCAGCGCATCAAAACGTGAGCTTAGCTGGCTGAGGGTCAGGTGATAACCGTAATCCATGATGTGGTTACGCGCCTGCTGGCTCATCGGGCTCTGAAAAAAGAGCAACGCCTCTTCGCCGCCAGGCTCCATGACGATCACATCAATGTCCGGGCGGGTGCGGCGCAATGCTTCGACTTCCAAATTGATTTTTACCTGCGTTTCTACACGTTGCATCTGTTCCCAGGCGAAGGTGATGCCGAGGTTGGCGATGCTCGAACAGTTGCCGTAAGACATGGAGGGCAGGCACACGCGCTCACGGTTGTTGCTGATCGGCACCCGCGGGTTGATTAAAATAATCAGTTTGGCGCCACGTTCCACGGCGAGGTCGAGATGTCCCCCTTGTCCGTAGGAGCCGTCCTGATAATAGTTTGTGCCGATCTGCCAGGGACGAAAGAAAAATGGAATCGAGCAGGAAGCGGTGATTGCCGCACAGATATGCATGTCCTGCCGTTCCCCGGTGCCGAAAACAACCCGTTCCCCCAGATCGAGATCGTAAGCCGGAATGAGCAGCTTGCTCTGCAAGCGGGCAAAGTTGTCGACAATGCCCTCCTTCTGGAACGATGAACAGAGGTAGTGCTGCATCGGTGCGAGGGAGAAGATCCCCGCCGGAAACTGCTCCTGGATGATCGTCGGGAGGTCAGCCAGAGAAAATCCCCAGCCGCGCTGGCGGTGATGGCGAAAGACTTTAACGCCGTTGCGCAGCACATTCATGCAGGAAGTAGCAAGCCCGGTCAGCTCAAAGCGGTAAATATCGCGCCGGTTCCAGTTGAAAACAGTGTGTTCATCGTTGCTGATCGCATAAAACAGTTCTGCGGGGGCGATGCGGTTGGCAATCAGGGCGGCAATCACCGAACCGGCGCTGACACCGATGTAAGTGCCAAAGCGACGGGTGCTGAAGCCGGGAGAAAAGAGCCGGTCGAGGGCCGTCAGACTGCCGATTTCATAGGCCGCCCCCATAATCCCGCCCCCGGCGAGAATCAATGCGGTTTTACTTGTAACCGGAGGCATGCGGGCGCTCCACGTCAGTTTTTCGGACGGACCTTGATCCGTGGTTTACCCTCCTCGATAACAACATTGAATTCGACTTCACGCTCACCGAATTTTTCCTTGATCTTGCTGCGTTGTCGTTCGATGGCGACGGCCACCTGTTCCCGTTGCGGCGGCGGCCCGGTCCTGCCGCTCGCGTGGTGCGCGGCGACCAGTTGATTGAAGAGCCTATCCGCTTCGCTGAGCGCGGCAGGATTGTTTGCGCCGGACTTTGTGGCGGGTGGAGAGGAAACTGTTTTGGCACCCGGTTGACGGTGATATTTCCCCTCATCCATCAGCCGCAGGATGCGGTCCCAGTTCCCTGCATAGGAGTGAAAACGGGTGGCGATATTCTGGCGGCGGAAACGTAAATCGGTCTGCACAATGTGGCGCGAAGTCACGACCCGAATGCGGCGCGCCAGATCCTCGCGATCCTGATAAGGTTCGCGCTTTTCAATCCCGGCGAAATATTGTTCATAGCGAATCTGCAGCTCTTTAAGCTCCTGCTCCATCGCGGTCAGCGTACGCAGTAACGCTTTTCTTTCGTCAACGTTTTTGGTCATATGCGGCAATATACGCTAAATGACAGGACAATTCAAAAACATTATCACGCGTAGCGACAGGGTTGTTTTTATCAAATCGATAAATTTTTCTTTAATACATGCTTGACATGATAAAACGAAATGCATAGACTGTTTTTTTGACACGGGCCTATAGCTCAGTTGGTAGAGCCACCGGCTCATAACCGGTTGGTCCCAGGTTCGAATCCTGGTGGGCCCACCATTTTCGGAAACGGCATGAGGCAACGACTCATTTTAACATATCGACTTATCCATCAGTCAGGCAAGAACGAAAGAGTGCAACGGGTCTACCACCGCTGCACTCTTTCTCATTTGTGCGCGGGACATGGCTAAAAAAAACGATGTAAAACTGCACGATATTGTTGGTTTGCTGCACGCACTTTACCCTCCGGGACTGGCGGAAGAGTGGGACAACGTTGGCCTTCAGGTCGGAGATGTCCGGCAGACGGTCGCGCGATTGTTGGTTAGTCTGGACCCGACAGCGGCGGCACTTGACGCGGCGCGGCGCGGCGGCGCACAACTGCTGGTCTGCCATCATCCGTTGATTTTCAAGCCGTTGCAAAAGGTGACCGCCGATGGCAGTGTCGGTGAAATTGTCCGCCAGGCAATCAAGGATGATATTGCCATCGTTTGTGCCCATACCAATCTTGATCGAGCCGCTGCCGGCTTGAATGACTGGCTGGCTGAACGGCTGGGACTGCTCAATACGCTGCCGCTGGCCGCCGCCGGAGAGTTGTTCAAACTGACCGTCTACGTGCCGCTCGGGCACGAAGACGCGGTGGCCACAGCCCTTTTTTCAGCGGGTGCGGGGGCGATCGGCAACTATGACCACTGTTCTTTTCGAACGTCCGGGACCGGCACCTTTCGGCCCGGTGCAGGGAGTACGCCGTTTGTCGGCACCCCCGGAACGATGACGCAGGTCGAGGAAGTCCGTCTGGAGACGATTGTCCCGGCGGAGGCTCTGCCGCGGACGTTGCAGCGGATGCTCACCGCACACCCTTACGAAGAGGTCGCTTATGATGTCGTTCCGCTGCACAATCGTCGGGCTGATATCGGCCTTGGTCGACTGGGGATGACAACGCAAAAAATTTCCCTGGCCGATTTTGTTGATCAGGTTAAGGAACGTCTGGAAATCAGCACCTTGCGTCTGGTCGGCGATTGTTCCAGAATGGTCGGCAAGGTTGCCGTCTGCGGCGGCAGTGGGGCCTCGTTACTGGTCGGGGCGCAGCGGCAGGGCGCGGACGTACTCGTTACCGGGGATGTCGATTACCACACGGCGCGTCGCGCCGAGGAACTGGGGATCGCGGTGATTGACGCCGGGCACTTTGCAACGGAAAAAATTATGGTTCGGGGGCTGGAGCAGGCGTTGCGCGGCGCTGCGGAAAAAAAAGGCTATCGACTGGAAATCAACGCGCTGACCACCGAATGTGATCCATTCAAATATTTGTGAACTTCATCGAACATACACCGCAGAGAAGCGACCGGGAGGAAAAATGCAAGAGCAGCTACACACCTTAATAACACTTCAGAAACTCGACAACACGATCAATAGTTCACTTCGCGAGCGCAAGGTATTAAGCGAGGAACGCGCCGGGCTGGCGACGGAGCAAGAGCGCGTCAAGGCCATGGTTGATGAACTCCAGAACCAGATTGATAGCCTGGAAGAACAGCGTGTCGAGCTGAGCAACGCACTGACCCGGGAGAGTGCCAACATCCTCCGCGCCGAAAACCGGCTTCCTGAAATCAAGACGCAGAAGGAATACGTCGCGGTCCTCAAGGAAATCGATACGGCGAAACGGATTACCAAAGAAAAACAGGATCAGGTCAAAGCCAAGGATGAAGCCATTGCTGCCTTGGCAGAAGACAAGACGGAGAAAGACGAGGCCTTTGCTGCGCTCTCCGCCAAGGGTGCCCAACGGGACGCCGAGATCGCGGTGCAACTGGACAGCTTTGATCAGGAGATGGCGGAGCACAACGAACACCGCGCCGAGCTGCTTAAAAAATTGCCAGCAGCGGTGCGCAAGCGGTACCAGATGTTGCTTGACCGGCGGGCTGGTTTGGCGGTCGTCGCCGCCAGTGCCGGGGCCTGTCTCGGGTGTAACATGAAGTTGCCCCCCCAGTTGTTCAACAGCCTTTTTTTGCTTCAGTCGATTGAGTCGTGCCCACACTGCAACCGGCTTATTTACGTCAATCAGGATAGCTGAGATCACGCGTGGTCGGAGAAGAACGGATGGTCGCCGCCCGCCGTCGCCTTGGCGCAGGCGGGGGGAGGAAAGTCCGGGCTCCACAGGACAGGATGGTCCCTAACGGGGACCGGGGGTGACCCCAGGGAAAGTGCCACAGAGAGAAGACCGCCCGCCGTCGCCTTGGCGTCGGCAGGTAAGGGTGAAAGGGTGAGGTAAGAGCTCACCGGTTCCGGCGGTGACGACGGAAGCCAGGTAAACCCCATCCGGAGCAAGGCCAAATAGGGGAGCGTTTGAGGACGGTCCGTCCAAGGCTCCCGGGTCAGGCCGCTTGAGGTCGTCGGCAACGGCGATCCTAGATGAATGACCATCACTTCGTCGCAGGTGACTGCGGCGGGGGACAGAACCCGGCTTACGGGCTTCTTCGACCACTTATACTTGATGCGCAACGCCGACGGCGCGACCCTGGTCGCGCCGTCGGCGTTGCGCCGCTAGTACCCTCGCCCCGTTTATTATGAAGGATAAATCGATGGAGCTTCATTTTGATCGTCATAACGCGGTTGTCGATGAGTTGATCGATCAACTGATGAAAAGCGCTGAAGTGCATCAACCCCGGATCATCCGTGAGATGATTCTGAGTGCGCTGAAGGCCGGTCAGGAAAGCGATTACCTGGCTGATCTCAAACTGATGCGCACCACCATGAAGGAGATGCGCTACACCAACAAGATCTTCGGCCCTTACCGCAATCGGCGCAAGGTGACGATCTTCGGTTCGGCGCGCACCGCTCCGGACGAGGCGATCTATCAAAAATGTGTGACTTTTGCCCGCTTGATGGCGGAGCGCAACTGGATGACGATCACCGGCGGCGGTGGCGGCATCATGCAGGCGGGGAACGAAGGAGCCGGTGCTGACAACTCCTTTGCGGTCAATATTCATCTGCCGTTCGAACAGGAAACCAATCCTTTTATGTCGGCGAGCGACAAGGTTATCGTCTACCGCTATTTTTTCAATCGCAAGGTGGCGTTTCTCAAGGAAGCCCAGGCGGTGGCACTCTTCCCAGGTGGATTCGGTACCCTCGACGAAGCGATGGAGACGATGACGCTGATGCAGACCGGGAAAAATCCGCCGCTGCCGTTGGTCATGATCGATGACGAAACTGGCGACTACTGGGAAGAATGGTTTGAGTTTATCAAAAAGACCCTGTTGCGGCGCGGCCTGATTTCCGGCGAGGATTTTGGTCTCTTCTCGATGACCCGCGATCCCGTCGAAGCGGTGCAGATCATCGACGATTTTTATCGGGTCTTCCATTCGAGTCGTTTTGTCGGCGACACGCTGGTGATCCGCCTCAACAAATGGCTCGACAACGAACAGGTCGCCATTCTGGAAAGTGAATTCAGCGAAATTCTCAAGCCCGGCACCCGGTTGCGCATGACCAGTGCTTTCGAACGGGAAAAAGATCAGCCCGACCTGATCCATCTGCCGCGCCTGGCGCTGGAATTCAATCAGCGCAGCAACGGTCTGCTGCAAGCATTTATCCGCCAGTTGAACCAGCTGTAACACCACCCTGCGTTTTTTGCCACCTGCGTGCCGACAGAAACGGTGACTTATCGATGAGTCCTTCGATCCCCGATCGCAAACATTTTTACCGCTGGCTACGGCGCCGCGGTACCGCCGTCCTGAGTCGCTTCCGGATCAGTGAAGTAACCTTCATGACGGTGCTGGCTGCGGCGATCGGTGCGCTTGCCGGACTCGGCAACTTCAGTTTTCGCAAGGCGATCGATTTTTTTCATTGGCTGGTCGTTGAACAGGGGATGGCGCGGTTCGACATTTCCATGACGGAGTGGAGTTTTTCACGGCTGGTGACGATCTTTTTCCCCGCTGTCGGCGGGATTTTGTTGCTGCCGTTGGGGCTCTGGTTTGCCCGTGATCTCCATTTCGGGTTTCCTTCCTTTCTGGAGACCGTCAATCTGCGCGGCGCGAAGTTGCCGCTCAGGACGATCTTTACCCGTGGCATGGCCAGTGCCATTACCCTCGGTACCGGGGGCTCGGCGGGGCAGGAGGGGCCGATTGCGCAGATCGGCGGGGCGATCGGCAGTCAGTTCGGTCAGGCGTTCAAGATGGGGGGGGATCGACTCAAGGTGCTGGTCGCCTGCGGCGTTGCCGGCGGGGTTGCCGCGACCTTCAATGCCCCGATTGCGGGAGTTTTTTTCGCACAGGAGATTGTTCTGCTGGCGTCTTTTGAATTTTCCAGTTTTACGCCGATCGTCATCGCCAGCGGGATGGGGACCGTCGTGTCACGCGCCCTGCTTGGCAATCAGCCGGAATTTGTGCTGCCGCCGTACGTCATGAACAGCCCCTTCGAGCTGTTGTTCTACATTATCCTCGGCTGTCTGGTTGGTGTCTTCGCTGCCGGATTTATCGATCTCCACTTCCGCATCAAAGACCGACTGAGCCGTTGGGCGTTGCACCCGCTGGTCAAACCGATCGTCGGTGGTTTGCTCGTTGGCCTCATCGGCCTGTTCTTTCCGCAAATTCTCGGCAACGGTTACGCTTTTATTGACGGCATGTTGCATGGCAATGAGGGGTGGTATCTCCTCGCCGCACTGGTGGTCATCAAAGCGATTGCCACCTCGGTCACCCTTGGTTCCGGCTTGCAGGGGGGGCTCTTCGCTCCAGCCCTCTACCTCGGTGCTGCCACCGGTGGTGCTTTCGGCAAGCTGTTGCAGATCTTTTTCCCGCAGCTGACCATTTCTCCCGGCGCGTATGCCCTGGTCGGGATGGGCGCGTTTCTTTCCGCCGCCACCCATGCCCCGATGACCGCAATTTTTCTGCTCTTTGAAATGACCGCCTCCTATCAGGTTATCATTCCGATCATGCTCAGCTGCGTGATCGGTACCGCCATCAGCCGCTGGTTGCGCCAGGACAGTCTCGACACGGTTGAGCTGACCCGCGTCGGAATCGATCTGGAGGCCGGCAAAGAGCGCAATATTATGAAATCGTTGTGGGTGGCTGACGTAATGACGCGCGACCTGGAAACGATTCCCGAAAATATGACCCTGCGCCAGTTTCGTGATTTCATCGCCAGCACCCGTCATACCAACTTTCCGCTGCTCGATGCTCAGGGCGCGATGACCGGCATTATTTCGGTGCAGGATTTCATGGGGGTCGTTTTTGAGCGGGAACTGATGGATCTGGTGGTGGTCAAGGAACTGGCGACTGTCGAGGTGATCACGGTGATGGCGGAGGAAAATCTGGATACCGCCATGCGCCGCATCGGTTATCGGAATATCGAACAACTGCCGGTTGTCGAGAGTGCCGGGAGCAATCGCCTGGTCGGCATCATCTCCCGCCGCGACATGGTGTCTGCGTATAATCGGGCGTTGATGAAACGGACTCTGAAAGATGACACTGATGGTTGATTTACTGGCACAACTGAACCCGCCGCAACGTGCTGCGGTGCAATATGGTGACGGCCCGTTGTTAATTCTTGCCGGTGCCGGATCGGGGAAAACACGCACCTTGATCCACCGCATTGCCTGGCTGATTCATCACCGGCAGGTTGCTCCGCATGAGATCCTCGCGGTCACCTTTACCAACAAGGCCGCCAACGAGATGCGCGAGCGCTTGTCCCGCCTGCTCGGGACGATTGACGGTCTGTGGGTAGCGACCTTCCACGCCGCCTGTGTGCGTATCCTGCGGCGTGACATCAGCGCCCTCGGCTACTCCGCCGACTTTACCATCTACGACGATCAGGATCAGGAACGGCTGCTCAAGGAGGTCTGCAAAGATTTTCAGATCAGCGACAAGGACCTGAAACCGCGTGCCGCAGCGGCCGCCATCGACGCGGCCAAAAACCGCGGGACGTTGCCCGCCGACTTCGCAGCAGACGATTATCGGCAGCAGATCATTGCACGGATTTACAGCGAATATCAGCTGCGCTTGAAACGCAACAATGCCCTCGATTTCGGCGATCTGCTGCTGCTGACCGCCCAGCTCCTTACGCAGCACCCCGCTGTTCTGGCACGCTATCGGGCGCGGTTTCGCCATCTGCTGATCGACGAATTTCAGGACACCAACGCGATTCAGTATCAGCTGGTGCGGTTGTTGACCCCGGCGCACAACAATCTCTGTGTGGTCGGGGACGACGATCAGTCGATCTATGCCTGGCGGGGAGCGGAAATCAGTAATATCCTCGGCTTTGAACGGGATTTCCCCGCGGTCCGGGTGATTCGGCTGGAGCAGAACTACCGCTCGTCGGCGACCATCCTTGCTGCTGCCGGAGCGGTGGTGGCGCAGAACGCCGCACGTAAAGGGAAAACGCTCTGGACCGAAAATCCGGGGGGAGAAGCAGTGACGGTGGCGACTCTCGACGATGATCGAGCCGAGGCGCTTTACGTCGCCGAACAGATTGAGGCGCAACGGCATGGCGGTCGCCATCTGCGCGATATGGCCGTTTTCTATCGCACCAACGCCCAGTCGCGACAGCTTGAAGAGGCGTTACGGAGCAGTAACCTGCCCTATGTGATGTTCGGCGGACTCAAGTTTTATTCGCGCATGGAGGTCAAGGATATCCTTGCCTATTTGCGAGCCCTGGCGAATCCGGCCGATTCACTGGCCGCGAAACGCATCATTAATGTCCCGTCGCGTGGCATCGGCGCCGTCACCGTGGACAAAATTTCCGCTTATGAGGCCACCTC
This window contains:
- a CDS encoding radical SAM protein; the protein is MKILFVTLHARRSPQATPLAAGCLVAALPATQQADCVLLDFFPDHSETEILAALREEQPDIIIEPIYLWNRERIGALNRHLRAEYPALILIGGGPEATADPTGTLAACALSVAVRGAGEGPLPTLLAALAEGRALATVAGITYATGTGICHTPDAPRCAAQTFNSPWLNRSLVAQPASGVLWEVARGCSFSCDFCFDAGGVRGVQALPLNRLEQEWELFCKTGIAQLWVLDSTFNVPPARGKRLLRMLLRHPADIHLHFEAKAEHLDRETVALLSRLPCSVQVGLQSTHAAVLRAMHRPFDFDRFSAGVTLLNSAGITFGIDLIYGLPGDSAAGFRQSLDRVLALQPNHLDIFPLAVLPGTTLAERCTEFGLRAQVAPPYTLLEANDFSAADLAACDQLAAACGLFYNCGRAVGLLSILLAACELDACAFLEGFWRWLTADRHLSAAELTRAENWSPARVLPLQHGYLAELLRQRHKEHLRAAVEDLLNDRFYGAETLLGPETLPPADVAAKQAWTRRWRTAETLRLGDFHYEIDALQSLGGKSLERFVHTARATGSTALYLRRNGELICESLSDEFARLLKMSDGSCTPEEIFAGRLPRTEAEELLLFAVQEGLLVKA
- a CDS encoding patatin-like phospholipase family protein produces the protein MPPVTSKTALILAGGGIMGAAYEIGSLTALDRLFSPGFSTRRFGTYIGVSAGSVIAALIANRIAPAELFYAISNDEHTVFNWNRRDIYRFELTGLATSCMNVLRNGVKVFRHHRQRGWGFSLADLPTIIQEQFPAGIFSLAPMQHYLCSSFQKEGIVDNFARLQSKLLIPAYDLDLGERVVFGTGERQDMHICAAITASCSIPFFFRPWQIGTNYYQDGSYGQGGHLDLAVERGAKLIILINPRVPISNNRERVCLPSMSYGNCSSIANLGITFAWEQMQRVETQVKINLEVEALRRTRPDIDVIVMEPGGEEALLFFQSPMSQQARNHIMDYGYHLTLSQLSSRFDALEEIFTRHGISVRNDRLEAAPPTTRQTYR
- a CDS encoding Nif3-like dinuclear metal center hexameric protein gives rise to the protein MAKKNDVKLHDIVGLLHALYPPGLAEEWDNVGLQVGDVRQTVARLLVSLDPTAAALDAARRGGAQLLVCHHPLIFKPLQKVTADGSVGEIVRQAIKDDIAIVCAHTNLDRAAAGLNDWLAERLGLLNTLPLAAAGELFKLTVYVPLGHEDAVATALFSAGAGAIGNYDHCSFRTSGTGTFRPGAGSTPFVGTPGTMTQVEEVRLETIVPAEALPRTLQRMLTAHPYEEVAYDVVPLHNRRADIGLGRLGMTTQKISLADFVDQVKERLEISTLRLVGDCSRMVGKVAVCGGSGASLLVGAQRQGADVLVTGDVDYHTARRAEELGIAVIDAGHFATEKIMVRGLEQALRGAAEKKGYRLEINALTTECDPFKYL
- a CDS encoding LOG family protein, whose product is MELHFDRHNAVVDELIDQLMKSAEVHQPRIIREMILSALKAGQESDYLADLKLMRTTMKEMRYTNKIFGPYRNRRKVTIFGSARTAPDEAIYQKCVTFARLMAERNWMTITGGGGGIMQAGNEGAGADNSFAVNIHLPFEQETNPFMSASDKVIVYRYFFNRKVAFLKEAQAVALFPGGFGTLDEAMETMTLMQTGKNPPLPLVMIDDETGDYWEEWFEFIKKTLLRRGLISGEDFGLFSMTRDPVEAVQIIDDFYRVFHSSRFVGDTLVIRLNKWLDNEQVAILESEFSEILKPGTRLRMTSAFEREKDQPDLIHLPRLALEFNQRSNGLLQAFIRQLNQL
- a CDS encoding chloride channel protein, giving the protein MTVLAAAIGALAGLGNFSFRKAIDFFHWLVVEQGMARFDISMTEWSFSRLVTIFFPAVGGILLLPLGLWFARDLHFGFPSFLETVNLRGAKLPLRTIFTRGMASAITLGTGGSAGQEGPIAQIGGAIGSQFGQAFKMGGDRLKVLVACGVAGGVAATFNAPIAGVFFAQEIVLLASFEFSSFTPIVIASGMGTVVSRALLGNQPEFVLPPYVMNSPFELLFYIILGCLVGVFAAGFIDLHFRIKDRLSRWALHPLVKPIVGGLLVGLIGLFFPQILGNGYAFIDGMLHGNEGWYLLAALVVIKAIATSVTLGSGLQGGLFAPALYLGAATGGAFGKLLQIFFPQLTISPGAYALVGMGAFLSAATHAPMTAIFLLFEMTASYQVIIPIMLSCVIGTAISRWLRQDSLDTVELTRVGIDLEAGKERNIMKSLWVADVMTRDLETIPENMTLRQFRDFIASTRHTNFPLLDAQGAMTGIISVQDFMGVVFERELMDLVVVKELATVEVITVMAEENLDTAMRRIGYRNIEQLPVVESAGSNRLVGIISRRDMVSAYNRALMKRTLKDDTDG
- a CDS encoding UvrD-helicase domain-containing protein; protein product: MVDLLAQLNPPQRAAVQYGDGPLLILAGAGSGKTRTLIHRIAWLIHHRQVAPHEILAVTFTNKAANEMRERLSRLLGTIDGLWVATFHAACVRILRRDISALGYSADFTIYDDQDQERLLKEVCKDFQISDKDLKPRAAAAAIDAAKNRGTLPADFAADDYRQQIIARIYSEYQLRLKRNNALDFGDLLLLTAQLLTQHPAVLARYRARFRHLLIDEFQDTNAIQYQLVRLLTPAHNNLCVVGDDDQSIYAWRGAEISNILGFERDFPAVRVIRLEQNYRSSATILAAAGAVVAQNAARKGKTLWTENPGGEAVTVATLDDDRAEALYVAEQIEAQRHGGRHLRDMAVFYRTNAQSRQLEEALRSSNLPYVMFGGLKFYSRMEVKDILAYLRALANPADSLAAKRIINVPSRGIGAVTVDKISAYEATSGGFLPACRAILHNQELGRAAATKVQAFVALMDDFAARLTGTPFPQLTAALIEATGYAAILKAERTDEARGRLENLDQLLAGMEDAAATLSLGDYLEQVALITDLDSYDSSLDRVTLMTLHAAKGLEFPVVLMTGMEEGLFPHSRTTASDAAVEEERRLCYVGMTRAMDKLYLTRARRRRVFGEYQFNLPSRFLEEIPAHLLEQPATPPLHHAQGHNLASVFAQVPGAEAQVDDDFGNDIEVIPEAEEGLRIGLRVRHAKFGVGFIRRIEGQGENQKVIVYFKTVGPKKLLLKFAGLEPA